Genomic DNA from Anabaena cylindrica PCC 7122:
GATTTGCAATCTGCTGTACTTACTATAGTCAATCTAAAATCCAAAATCTAAAATCCAAAATTATGTGACTCATGTTTCAACCAGAACCTTACTTAAAAACCATTTTTTATCGTTTGCGTGAAGACGGTTTTAACCTAAGTGTCAGGGAATATTTTTCTGCTTTAGATGCGATCGCTGGAGGTTGGGGAACTCAAAATAAAAAAGACTTTAAAAAACTTCTACGTTTGCTATGGTGTAAATCTGCGGAACAACAAGAGCATCTGGATCTGATATTTGATACCATTGTTGTTGAATCTGAAGAAACTGTAGAAATAATAAAAGAGAAATCTGGAAAAAGCCAAGAAGATGTAAAAAATGACAAAATTAACTCAGATTCGTCAGTAATAGTATCTTCTACTACCTCAATTGAAACCCCTCCTATGGTAACAAGCAAACCAACAATTCAGGATTTGTCACCATTAGCTGTTACCACTCCTCAAGCAATACAGGAATATGACAATGATGATGAGTTTAACACTCATTACCCCATTTCACGCCGTTTTATGGTTTATAGTTGGCGGTATTTACGCCGTCCTATTGCTGATGGAGTTAGGGATGTTTTAGATATTACTATGACCGTTGAAGAAGCCACCAAACAAGGGTTTTTCTTACAACCTGTCTATCGTCGGCGAGAAAAAAATCATGCTCACTTGCTGATTTTAGTAGATCAGGAAGGTTCAATGACTCCTTTCCATCATTTTAGCAAAGATTTAGTAGAAACGGCTCAATATGAAAGTTCTATAGAAAAAGTTAATGTTGCTTACTTTCATAATCTTCCAGCAGAATACATTTATCAAAATCGGTTTTTAAGTAATAAAGTTGCTTTAGAAACAGTTTTAAATCAATGTGATAGTGAAACCAGGGTGTTAATTGTTAGTGATGGGGGTGCAGCCAGAGGATACCGACGCAGAGAAAGAATATCCGCAACTACAGAGGTAATCTGGGAAATTCAACAACATACTAATTTAATAGCATGGCTTAATCCTGTTCCCCAATTACGCTGGAATAGTACCAGTGCTAAAATTATCTCACATTTAGTACCAATGTTTCCTATGAATAACGAGGGGTTAATACAAGCGATCGCAACATTACAAAGGTAAAGCGATTATGGAAATGGAAATAACAGATGAAATTATAGCGCAGAATAAAGTAGAGCGATTTGTCAGTCGTTTTGAGTCTTCTTATCGTTTGTTAGCTTGTCATGCAGCTTTACCTCTAGTATTAACTCCAGAATTAGTCAACTATCTTAGAGTCCAGTTTCTCAAAAGCGAAGGAGTACCCTGGATTGCAGAAGCTGACTTATTGTTATCTGATTTGTGTCGTCCGGTGGGTTATGAACTTTATGTAATGGATGAAGCAGGGAGAGCTTATTTATTAAACCAGTTGGAACAAGATGGAAGATTTGGTGAGAAAAGAATCAGGGAAATTGCTCATTTATTATTGAATTATGTTAATCATTTAGCTAAAACTAATCCATTTCTGGGAAAGAAAGATATACAAACGCAGAAATGGGGAGCAATGTTATATTTAGATACAGAGCAAACTGTTAGAGAAATTGCTACAGCTATTAATGAATCTATAATAAATAAGGCAGAAATCAGCCGCTTATACAAAATTACTGAAGATTTCAAACAACAGATAGATAAATCACAAACAGCTAAACCGGATCGGTTTCAAGATTTATTAAAATATGCTCAGGTAGTTAATGACTTATTGAGGAAGCCTGAAATAGTTAAAACAGAAGCAATTACAAGCTCGTATCAGATAGCAGGTAATAATTTAACTGTACCAGAAAGTTTAGTTAATTCTTCTATTAAAACCTTTAAAGTAGCCACCATCGAAATCAAAGAAACCCACATCGAAATCAAAGAAACCCACATCTTTGACTTTACTATAGCCACCTTAGAACGTCAGTTAGGTAAAGGTAAACAAAAAGAATGGGTCATTAACCGTCAACAAAGCCAAGCAGAGGGCATTATTGAGGTACTAGGAGCAGGAATTGAACTCGAAATGATAAAAATTCCTACAGGAACATTCTCAATGGGAGCGCCAGACAAAGAATTAAACAGTAACAATAGTGAAAGACCGCAACACAAGGTAACAGTTCCTAGCTTCTACATGGGGCGTTATCCTATTACCCAAGCACAGTGGAAATTGGTAGCCGAACTCCCACAAGTCAACAAACAACTAGACCCAGATCCATCTAGATTTAAAGGAACGAATCGCCCTGTTGAAAGTGTGTTTTGGTATGATGCGGTGGAGTTCTGCTCACGCCTTTCTCAATATACAGGTAGAACTTACCGCCTTCCTAGTGAAGCAGAATGGGAATATGCCTGTCGAGCCGGAACTACCACACCGTTTCACTTTGGAGAGACGATTACAGCAGATTTAGCTAACTATGATGGTAGAAACGCCTATGGTCAAGGACCCAAAGGAGTTTATAGAGAAGAAACAACAGAAGTAGGGAGTTTTGGAGTAGCTAATAATTTTGGATTATACGATATGCACGGGAATGTAAGGGAGTGGTGTTTAGATGATTGGCATGATAAGTATACAGATGCACCAGTAGATGGCAGTGCTTTGTTTAACGACGCTAATCTGCATAATGGGTCGAGGTACGCTGTGCTGCGGGGCGGTTCTTGGGTCAGCAATCCTGGATTCTGCCGTTCCGCGTATCGTGACTACAGCTATAGAGTCGGGCGCGACCTCTACGCCGATATTGGTTTTCGTGTTGTCTGCGTTGTTGGGAGAACTCTCTAGTAGCCCTTTATACTCTTACTCTTTTGCACTTTGCACTTGTTCTTTTTTACTTTTGTTAGCGTAGCTAAAATTTTTTTCAAAAAATCGTTTATGAATGTTAGTTCATATTTTCTAATAAAATGAAAGAATCATTTATTCAAAAAACTTATGACTTAATTAATATGGTATAATAAATGGACTATCCTTGATTTCAAGTAGTTAGTAGCAGTACATAAGATCGGAGAAAATCACAATGGAAAAAATTAATTTACGTTCCCATATAGGTAAAGATGGGATTCTTACTTTAGAATTACCTGTAGGAATTACAGATACAGATATAGATGTAACGTTAATACTTAAACCTGTCAATGATGGGACTAAAAAAACAGGCTGAAATCCGGGGTTTTTCACGGAAATAATTGGCGGTTGGGTAGGAGAATCTTTAGAAAGACCGGAACAGGGGGAATTTGAAACTGGGGAGCAATTATTTTGATTTATTTACTTGATACTAATGTTTGTATTCATTTATTAAACAACAGTAATCAGGCAATTACTAAAAGAATAGCACTAGAAGAACCAGAAAATATGTTATTTCTGTAATTACTCAATTAGAGCTTTATTATGGGGTATTTCGTAGTAATCAAAAAGATAAAAATTTACAATTATTACAAAGTTTTTTAAATCAATTTACCCTCATACCTTTAGATGAAGAATCCGCAAAAATAGCTGGTATAATCAAGGCTGATTTGGCTAGAATTGGTACGCCAATAGGTCCCTATGACGTGGAAATTGCAGCGATCGCTTTAGCAAATGATTTGATTTTAGTAACCCATAATACAAGGGAATTTAGTAGAGTAAATGGATTAAAAATAGAAGATTGGGAAAGTGAAACTTAGAGGATTTTATCTCGTTATCTCGATGTTCCAACTGTGTGCAAAATCTAAAATCCAAAATCTAAAATCTAAGAGGGTGTTTGAAAAGTTTCGAGTGGTGATTTTAGACACTCAATGATCCCCCCTAACCCCCCTTATTAAGCTATCCATTACCCACATCTTTCTTAACATGAAATTTGACAAAAAGGAGAAGTTATGCAGGGAGGTAGAGAGACAAAAAATCATCAGTGACTCTAGTTGAGGAGCATGAGAAGAAACAGAGCTTAAAAAAGCCTGATGTTCTAAAATTTATTTGTGCTAAAAATTGAAACTGACTGACAGGGTGAGGCTAAAGATTAATTAACGACAAGAGACTGACAGACCAGCCAACCTTGAACAAGATCATGTAATCGGCTCAATCCACGCCAGAGAACTTTCACACCAGGAGAACCATCACCTTTTCGACCCAAAAAACCACCCAATCGAGCAATCCAATTGACAACTTCAGCCAGAGTCGGTGGTGATGTATGAGGATAAAGTTGGTGATGTATAGTGGCATAGAGAACTTGCCACTCGTGAGTTTCTAAAACCTGTTCACAACTGGCATCTGGAGAAAAACGAGCTAAGTAAGTCAGCCACAACAAACGCCAAGCAACTATACTGTAGGTGGCCAAAGCCATTTCTAATCTTTGCGCCGTTTCTAGTTGTAACTTCTCCATCCCACAACCACTTTTTAAGACATAATGATAGCGTTCAATTAACCAACGATAACAATACCATTGCACAAACTTCTTCACATCTTCAATATTGGTAATGGCTAATGTGGTCAGAAGTAACCAACTAATCGGTTCAACCTCTGTTGGTGGGTCAACTTCTGTGACTAAAATTGCCTGTAATGTAATCGGAGCTAGTTGTTCTTTTTTGGCTCGATTTTGAGGTGGTTCAATGGTAATCGTGGCATAACGAATCGTCAGTGTAGCTGTAACGACCTGCAATGCTAATCGCTCAAACCTGCAATCATCGTCGTTTTCAGCCAGGATTATTTGCAACTATAATTTCAGTTGAACCAGAATTAATTGCAACTGAACCAGGATTAATTGCAACCAGCCTGCAATCATCCGTTTCGACCAGGATTATTTGCAAATAAGCTCAACACTTTACTAGGGTTGAGTTTTCTCTCCTTGATAAGGGTTTGTCAAAAAACTCATGTGAGAGTTTGATAAATTAACTTTGAATTCTTTACGAGTTTATTTACTGAAAAAACAACGGTAAAAGGAACTCTAAGCCTTACTAGTGACGCAGTAAAGAAAACGAACGTTTTCTTTACTTTTATAGTTGCAGATAATTCTGGCTCAAACCGATGATTGCAGGTTAGTTGCAAATAATCCTGGTTTGAAAATCCCTTGATTGCAGGTTTGACTGATTAGTATTGCAGGTTGCTACATGTAGCCGTTCTGGAAGGTCGAGTAGGATTACGTTTGACTTCCACCGTCATGATACCTTGAGAATCAACAGACTCTAAGGTTGCCCATAAATGCTCCTCACAATCAACCAAACAGCGATTTTGACTAGCTCGAATCAAAAAATCTGAGCCTTGACGACGAGGACAAGCAAATAAGTCATAAAAATCGGCTTCTCGGTCGGCAATTGTCACTACTTGTACTGAAGAAGGAATTATTGACTCTGTTGTGATTAAGGCATCAAGCCATCTTTGACTTTCTTTTTCTGCGGTTGGTTTTTGCTTTCTTTGTTCCGCTTTTCCTAATTCTTCCTCAATTCTAGACCACACCTGTTGCTCGATGATGCCTAATGGTATTCCCTGTGTGCTTGCTGTCAACACTGAATGGACTTTTAATCCTTGGGCATATTTACTGTCCAGATATCCTGTTCCTGATAGGGCTTTGTGGCTGGTATAGTTTAGTTCTGTTGTATCTTGTATTGCCAATACTACCTGATGCTTGACAATTCGCTCTACTGTCGCATCTCCATGTCCTTGTCTAATCATGGATGGTTTGATGTAGGGTGAATCCCAGAAGTTATATGTAGATGCAAGTCTGTGACCATGTTTCACTGGCTTGAGGTACACTAGCTTCTGGTTTTTCACTTAAGTTGGAGACTATTTTCATCAACCTTTTGGTTCTTCTTTTATCCCCTAACTCGGTTCTTTCTAGCTCTTCTGTGATCCACTTTTCCATTGACTGACTTTGGTTTGACTCTGGGTATTGTCATAGACAATACACAATTCCTGGCTTTTGTCAAACCTTATGTTAAGAAAGATGTGGGTAATGGATAGCTTATTAAGGGGGGAACTAGAGTCAAAATTCTCCTTTTTAAGGAGGATTTAGGAGGATCTAAAGTTTTTAATACATCAGCAACCGCTTTTCAAACATCCTCTAAAATCGAACCAATCCAAAATCTAAAATAGTATGTCTAAAATAGTATGAGAACTCCACAAAAAGAAATGCCCAATGTCATTCTGTTCACGAAGTGTGGCGTTAGCCATACGAAACGAAGTGTAGTGAAGAATCCTCCGAGATGCTTCGTTTCGCTTTGCTACACTCAGCATGACAAGACAGGATCATTTATTTTGTGGCTTACTCTATGTCTAACATCATTCGTGTCTGATATCGCAAAATGTCTAGTTTAGTATTGAGAGATTCTAATTGAGAAATTTTATTTTTGGCATACTTGGCTTGAATTAAACCTTCTAATAAAGGTTCTTCGGTAGTTGTTATGCCAAACTATTAGCTACACTCACTAAATAATATTAAAAAATGTATCAATAAATGACTAAAGGTATTGTAGGGGTTGACATACAAAGAGCATTTATTATTAACTATAAATGCAATCCAAATTATTTTTAGATAAACTTAAAGTTATGACTGGCAAAAAAGGTATTAAAATTCTAACAGAAATTCTGGATTTAAGCGGTGTAAAAGTTGTATCACATCGCCTTCATACCGGAATTGGAATGATTTTACAAATTGAACAAGAAAATTCATTTGCTACCTGCCCATATTGTGGCACAACCAGCCATAAATTACATCAAAATCATAGACATATTATTAAAGACCTCCCTTTTGGAGAAAAAGAAATATTTTTAGAAATTAATCGCCGACAGTTTAAATGTGAACAATGTAAAAAACCATTTAGTGAAGATTTAGATTTTGTTAAAAAGAAAAGAACTTTTACAAATCGCCTTGCAAATAAGACAATACAAGAAGTTTTAGAAAACGACATTCATAGTGTAGCAGCAAAAGGTATAGTAACAAAAGACGAAATAGAAAGAATGTTAAAAGACGCATCATCAGAATTACCAGATTTAAAACCTATAAATCTAAAAAGACTGGGAATTGATGAAATAGCTTTGAAGAAAGGACATGGGAATTACTGTGCAGTATTAGTAGATTTAGATCAGAGCAAACTAATTGCGATTTTAAGCGGACGAACACAAGAAATAATCAGGAAAACCCTTATGGGATGGGGGACAGAGATTCTAGAAAATATAGAAGAAGTCAGTATAGATTTGTGGAGTGGCTATAAAACTTTAGTAACAGAATTAATGCCAAATGCTCAAGTAGTAGCTGATAGATTTCATGTAATGACACAGATTAACAAAGAATTAGATACACAAAGAAAAAGGGAAAAACGGAAAGTTGAAGATTTAATCAAGAAAGCAAATACAACAGAAAAATCTAAATATGAAGAAATATTAGCTGGATTGAAGAATAGTAAATATCCCTTACTTAAAAATGAAGATAAGTTAACCCAAGAGCAATTAGAGAAACTGATTCAAGTTAAAAATGTCTCGCCTATTTTGAAGGAAATGCACGAATTTAAAGAAAAGATTAGGCAAATTTTTAATACTACACAAGATTGGTATACGGGAGTTTTCAAATTAGGTATGTGGTTATCGAGAGCTAAAAAATACTTCCCAAATAGCAACAATACTATTATTCGTTGGTATCAGGAAATTATAGCCTACTTTGATAATAGGACAACCAGTGGTACTGTGGAAGGAATTAATAACAAGCTTAAACTAATAAAACGTTCGGGATATGGATTTAAAAACTTTGAAAATTTCCGAATTAGATGCTTATTAAGTTGGCATTATGTTTAATAGTTTAGCATAAAAAGTACCGAAGAGCCCTAATAAATCATAGAGTTGATTGATAATTCTGTCTCCTAATGTGAATTTATGAATTTTTGGTAATCGCTCAATAATTGGCACATACCATTTAATACAATCATAGGTCTTTTGGATGACCGATAGTTCTTTCATTTCTTAATATATTTTAATATTTCTCGTCAAATAATTCGAGTCATCAAGATGTCGCAAAAAGAGCAATTGGAGGACTACCTAAACCCAATTTTGCAAAAAAATTTTTAACGCTCCGCTTTGCTCCGCTAACAAAAGTAAAAAAGAACAAGTGCAAAGTGCAAAAGAGTAAGAGTATAAAGGGCTACTGGATAGTTCTCCCAACAACGCAGACAACACGCAAACCGATACCGTCGTTGATGTTGCCGCGCTCGCCCCAAGGGTTAAGGTAACGATACGCGGAACGGCAGATCTCAGGAGAGGAGATCCAAGAACCGCCCCGCAGTACAACGCGTCCTGACTTGTCACTTAGTTTATCATCATTATCAAACCAAGCACTCCCATCTACTGGTGCATCTGTATACTTATCATGCCAATCATCCAAACACCACTCCCATAAATTCCCGTGCATATCGTATAATCCAAAATTATTAGCTACTCCAAAACTCCCTACTTCTGTTGTTTCTTTTCTATAAACTCCTTTGGGTCCTTGGCCATAAGAACTTCTACCATCATAGTTAGCTAAATCTGTGGTAATCGTCTCTCCAAAGTGGAATGGTGTCTTAGTCCCCGCTCGACAGGCATATTCCCATTCTGCTTCGCTAGGGAGGCTATACTGCCTTTTTGTATGATTTGAGAGCCGTGAACAAAACTCCACCGCATCATACCAAGAAACTTGCTCAACGGGACGATTCGCTCCTTTAAATCTAGATGGGTCTGGGTTTAGTTTTTTATTGACTTGTGGGAGTTTGGCTACAAATTTCCATTGTGCCTGGGTAACAGGATATTGACCCATGTAGAAGCTAGGAACTGTTACCTCATGTTGCGGTCTTTCATTATTTCTACTATCTAATTCATCTTTCGGCGCTCCCATTATAAAAGTGCCACCAGGAATCAGCATCATGTCCAGTTGAATATCATTACCTAAATCTTCTCTAAAATATTGTGCTGTTCTTTCGTACTCATGAATCACAATTTTTGGCACTTTTTGTCACCCTATTGTTACAAATTCTATTATTGGGACTTTACCCTAATACAATTCAGTTACAGCAGAATTCAGGAGTCAGGAGTAAAACTGGCTTGGTGTCTGGCTTTGAATTTAGATTCTGTACCCAATTGATCTGCAATCCGCTCTAAATCCAAAAATCTTAAATTACTCAGCGATAGCGCAAGCGCTGCGAAGCGCTTCGCAGCGATCGCCTTCCTATCCATTCCCCATTTTCTTAGGGGAAACTTTGAGTAGAGAGTAGAGAATCGCTGCTGCAAGCAGTTCGCATTTTTAATTCTTAAGGGAAAATAGTTGAGTAAGATTAACTATCTCAGTGCCAAAAGCGATCGCTTAAAGTAGGTATAGCACTATAAAAATCCCCCCGAAGTTTCCCTTAAGAAAATCTGCCAATTACAAGTTAGAGGGATGCGATTGGCTACGCCAGTGCCGCAGGCGATCGCTCTATTAAAGTATACAAAAATTTCCCTCAAGAAAATTCTGCACGGTGTCTTTAATACATTTTTCCCCCAGTATTCTTGGTTTCCCTTAAGAAAATGGTAGGGGTGCTATCGCAAAGCCTAGGAATCGCCCAAGAACACCCATTAAAAATTTCCCCTAAGAAAAAGCAGACATATCAAACAAGCTTAACTGTCCTTCCACAACATTACCCCTACCCCCACGATGGTAATTAAGATGACATGACGCGCACACTGGTATCAAGTTCTCAACCCTGTTATCAGTAGGTATCATATTGTGGTGATGAACTTGCAGGTTATAGGCACGGGGTTTAATATTGTCAGCAGGTATTTCACCAGGACGTAAGCAGACACGCCCACATTTTTGACAACGCCAATCAGCTTTTTCTTTGATGGATTGAGCTAGTTCTTTCCAGTGCTTTGGGTAGTCACTCATGATAACTATTAAAGCTAGATACTAGTATTTTACAGTTTCCCTTAAGAAAATTCACTCTTATGGGTTCTACAGTCACAATTCATACAGCAAAAGTAATTACTTTTGCTGGCTTTGGGTTGAGTTTTTTAACCAATCCTCAATCAATTCATTGACAACATCCCCCATAGGTCTATCCTGCTGAGTACACGCCACTTTAAACCTCAGCTTTATCTCTTTGTCTATATACACACTCAACTCAGCTTTACCTTCGGGAATCTTTTTAGCCATCATTCCACCGTTATCTCGATTACTCGATAACTAGTATTCTCGCATTCCGTTGTTAAACCGCTGTTTTTGCGAGATTGCGAGATTGCGCGGTAATTGTTAGGATAAAAATAAGGCGATGCTTACGGCTGGCTTACACCTACGCCTATCTGCCAAGAATCCGCGATAGCTGCGCCCCCTCAAGGCATCGCCCTAACCCTTACAGGTAAATTCATGATGACACAAGTTCAAAGTCTTATATCAGGTGCTGAAAGCAACCAAATCAGCTACGTCAAAGAACCCACTGCTGGCAGAGAACCATTGAAACATCTGTTGATTGGGACACGCACAGCCGTAATCAGCACAATCCATAATTTACAAGTTCTTGGCTATGCCGATGTTGGGGACTGGAGCCAACCCATGCCCACCGGCAATACTGGGGAAGTGATGAGCATTTTAAGTAGACAAATCTTGATTAAATAACTTGCCTAAAACGCTATTCTTTCAGCCCCGGTTTTCACTGGGGTTTTTTTATTGCTGCTTTCAGTATGATAGCGATCGCTCGCTTCCCTCTATATTTTCCCTTAAGAATATGAAAAATCATGATTGGATGCTAGGAATATTAATTTTAATGGTTGTGAGTGCAGGGTTAATTATTCCAATTACGTATAATTATGATTTATATAATCAAGACAAGCAATTTAAAAAGGAGGGATTAAGACCCTCCGAGTAAGTAGTATCTCTGTATTCAATGTTTTAATTCAATCCTCTTTGTTGAGTCCGCCGTATGAGTTTCCATAATGTCCAGCAAGAGATGATGATTCAAAAATCATACCTCCTGTTTTATGTTTACACTGGAGAATAAAATGTTTAATTTCATCCACAGAACAATGATGTTCAATCATGATTTTTACCTGTGGAACTATTCGGGCTGGTGTAGGTAAGCTGCGATTTTTCCATTCACCATTGACCTTAATTTCGTAGTAATAACCCCATCTCCAATGCAGATGGTTGAATTTATCCCTTTCCCCTTGAACCCTTGGATAAGTAACAATTGTTCCATCCTTGAGTTTCTTATTTTCAAGGTATGGGGCAAGGCTACCTGATGCTATTTTTTTTCTTGGGGGAAACTTCCGGCTCAATTAATGGTTCAGCACTTCGACAAAGCTCAGTGACCAAGTTTTCCCTTAAGAATTGTTCTATGAGGTGTTGGGGTGCGATCGCCTGCGGCACTGGCGTAGCCAATCGCTTATTTGACTATTTGAGATTTCCCTTAAGAAAATGGTAGGGGTGCGATTCCTGCGGAGCGCCTAACACCTAACCATGCTTAATCAAAGCCTACTCTGTATCCAAATCATCTACGATTTTGTCCAGACGGTTGTTTGCATCTTTGGCAATCTGCATATAGCGCACACTAGCCATAAGTCCCACAGCCGTAGTCACAGCACCTTCTGATGCTTTATTGTTAATCAAATACCCAGCACCAACAAGACTGATACCAAAAGATAAAGCAGTAGCAATTAAGGCAAAGTCAAAACTGCGGCGGGCTTGACGTAATCTCTCTTTAATAATCAGTGTCAAGTAAGGGTTGGATTTAGGAGCAGGTTGAATGTTATGCTGATTAGTCATAATCCAGTAGTTTTGGTTAATTTGCTTTGATAAATCCATTAACCATTG
This window encodes:
- a CDS encoding formylglycine-generating enzyme family protein; translated protein: MEITDEIIAQNKVERFVSRFESSYRLLACHAALPLVLTPELVNYLRVQFLKSEGVPWIAEADLLLSDLCRPVGYELYVMDEAGRAYLLNQLEQDGRFGEKRIREIAHLLLNYVNHLAKTNPFLGKKDIQTQKWGAMLYLDTEQTVREIATAINESIINKAEISRLYKITEDFKQQIDKSQTAKPDRFQDLLKYAQVVNDLLRKPEIVKTEAITSSYQIAGNNLTVPESLVNSSIKTFKVATIEIKETHIEIKETHIFDFTIATLERQLGKGKQKEWVINRQQSQAEGIIEVLGAGIELEMIKIPTGTFSMGAPDKELNSNNSERPQHKVTVPSFYMGRYPITQAQWKLVAELPQVNKQLDPDPSRFKGTNRPVESVFWYDAVEFCSRLSQYTGRTYRLPSEAEWEYACRAGTTTPFHFGETITADLANYDGRNAYGQGPKGVYREETTEVGSFGVANNFGLYDMHGNVREWCLDDWHDKYTDAPVDGSALFNDANLHNGSRYAVLRGGSWVSNPGFCRSAYRDYSYRVGRDLYADIGFRVVCVVGRTL
- a CDS encoding PIN domain-containing protein, translating into MTQLELYYGVFRSNQKDKNLQLLQSFLNQFTLIPLDEESAKIAGIIKADLARIGTPIGPYDVEIAAIALANDLILVTHNTREFSRVNGLKIEDWESET
- a CDS encoding IS4 family transposase — protein: MIRQGHGDATVERIVKHQVVLAIQDTTELNYTSHKALSGTGYLDSKYAQGLKVHSVLTASTQGIPLGIIEQQVWSRIEEELGKAEQRKQKPTAEKESQRWLDALITTESIIPSSVQVVTIADREADFYDLFACPRRQGSDFLIRASQNRCLVDCEEHLWATLESVDSQGIMTVEVKRNPTRPSRTATCSNLQY
- a CDS encoding IS4/Tn5 family transposase DNA-binding protein, coding for MEKWITEELERTELGDKRRTKRLMKIVSNLSEKPEASVPQASETWSQTCIYI
- a CDS encoding ISL3 family transposase, with product MTGKKGIKILTEILDLSGVKVVSHRLHTGIGMILQIEQENSFATCPYCGTTSHKLHQNHRHIIKDLPFGEKEIFLEINRRQFKCEQCKKPFSEDLDFVKKKRTFTNRLANKTIQEVLENDIHSVAAKGIVTKDEIERMLKDASSELPDLKPINLKRLGIDEIALKKGHGNYCAVLVDLDQSKLIAILSGRTQEIIRKTLMGWGTEILENIEEVSIDLWSGYKTLVTELMPNAQVVADRFHVMTQINKELDTQRKREKRKVEDLIKKANTTEKSKYEEILAGLKNSKYPLLKNEDKLTQEQLEKLIQVKNVSPILKEMHEFKEKIRQIFNTTQDWYTGVFKLGMWLSRAKKYFPNSNNTIIRWYQEIIAYFDNRTTSGTVEGINNKLKLIKRSGYGFKNFENFRIRCLLSWHYV
- a CDS encoding formylglycine-generating enzyme family protein, with the protein product MPKIVIHEYERTAQYFREDLGNDIQLDMMLIPGGTFIMGAPKDELDSRNNERPQHEVTVPSFYMGQYPVTQAQWKFVAKLPQVNKKLNPDPSRFKGANRPVEQVSWYDAVEFCSRLSNHTKRQYSLPSEAEWEYACRAGTKTPFHFGETITTDLANYDGRSSYGQGPKGVYRKETTEVGSFGVANNFGLYDMHGNLWEWCLDDWHDKYTDAPVDGSAWFDNDDKLSDKSGRVVLRGGSWISSPEICRSAYRYLNPWGERGNINDGIGLRVVCVVGRTIQ
- a CDS encoding HNH endonuclease, with the protein product MSDYPKHWKELAQSIKEKADWRCQKCGRVCLRPGEIPADNIKPRAYNLQVHHHNMIPTDNRVENLIPVCASCHLNYHRGGRGNVVEGQLSLFDMSAFS
- a CDS encoding TRADD-N-associated membrane domain-containing protein; its protein translation is MTTASEIQWLMDLSKQINQNYWIMTNQHNIQPAPKSNPYLTLIIKERLRQARRSFDFALIATALSFGISLVGAGYLINNKASEGAVTTAVGLMASVRYMQIAKDANNRLDKIVDDLDTE